The following are encoded together in the Pedobacter sp. D749 genome:
- a CDS encoding LytTR family DNA-binding domain-containing protein, whose product MKIKCLLVDDEPLAIKLIQNHIAQLDAFEVVATCSSAVKALEILRTVQIDLMFLDIKMPQITGIDFLKSLKDPPAVIITTAYREFAVDGYDLDIIDYLLKPITFERFFKAIDRYLRSVKPDKAVALMAAQKRYLFLKSGLRNHRLNTDDILYIESLKDNIVVVFDHSSITIKYKISDLEPDIVALPLLRIHRSFIININKIASFTSNDIIIAGKSISIGPNYKEYVLRKITNLN is encoded by the coding sequence ATGAAAATAAAATGTCTTTTAGTGGATGACGAACCACTAGCCATTAAACTGATTCAAAACCATATCGCTCAACTGGATGCCTTTGAAGTTGTGGCTACCTGCTCGAGTGCGGTAAAGGCACTGGAGATCTTAAGAACTGTTCAGATAGACCTGATGTTCCTGGATATTAAAATGCCTCAGATAACAGGTATCGATTTTTTAAAAAGCTTAAAAGATCCGCCCGCCGTGATAATTACCACTGCATACCGCGAATTTGCTGTAGATGGCTACGATCTTGACATCATCGATTATCTTCTCAAACCTATCACATTTGAGCGGTTTTTTAAAGCCATTGACCGGTATTTACGGTCAGTTAAACCCGATAAAGCTGTCGCCTTAATGGCAGCGCAAAAGCGTTACCTTTTTCTAAAATCCGGGTTAAGAAACCACAGGTTGAATACCGATGATATTTTGTATATCGAAAGCCTTAAAGATAATATCGTTGTCGTTTTCGATCATAGCTCTATCACTATAAAGTACAAAATCAGCGATTTAGAACCGGATATCGTTGCGTTACCCTTACTCCGGATTCATCGTTCATTTATTATTAACATTAATAAGATTGCTTCTTTTACCTCAAATGACATTATAATTGCCGGAAAAAGCATTTCCATTGGGCCTAACTATAAGGAATATGTGCTGAGGAAAATAACAAACTTAAATTAA
- a CDS encoding sensor histidine kinase: MLYLIMPLIDRIVKFSLTHRFQTHVIFWLIVALLFMNRYDIEEYRQLDSIIYRQIYYISITMLASYFLAYLIIPKLMGSKNYFEVVVYFIAGSYLISACSRIAVIYLLEPLIRTPPFAQESLWEILSDLPKLVTHYFALSFSAAWVFAFVKLIRDQYVVQQRSLMLEKEKAETELKALRSQLNPHFLFNTLNNIYSLSLMNSPVTSKSIAGLSEILDHVLYRCNTAYVPLSSEIKLIENYLELEKLRYDERLQISFEYVTDNQAAIAPLILLSFVENAFKHGASEDAGNSFITITLHMRNGHLSFMVNNSCIEEDLEAGGSGIGLGNITRQLELIYPSRYELMVKRVENTFEVQLEINLENT; the protein is encoded by the coding sequence ATGCTATATTTGATCATGCCATTAATCGATAGAATCGTTAAGTTCAGCCTGACACACCGTTTTCAAACACACGTCATCTTTTGGCTGATAGTTGCATTGCTTTTCATGAACCGGTACGATATTGAAGAATATCGACAACTAGACAGCATTATATACCGCCAAATTTATTATATCTCAATAACCATGCTGGCCTCTTATTTTCTAGCTTACCTCATCATTCCTAAGTTAATGGGGTCGAAGAACTATTTTGAGGTAGTTGTCTATTTTATTGCAGGTTCCTACCTCATCTCTGCTTGCTCTCGTATCGCTGTTATATACCTTTTGGAACCGCTGATCAGAACACCTCCTTTTGCGCAGGAATCGCTTTGGGAGATACTATCCGATCTTCCAAAATTAGTTACACATTATTTTGCCCTATCATTTTCTGCGGCCTGGGTATTCGCTTTTGTTAAACTGATCCGTGATCAGTACGTGGTTCAGCAGCGTTCGCTAATGCTGGAGAAAGAAAAGGCAGAAACGGAACTCAAAGCTTTGCGAAGCCAGCTCAACCCGCATTTTTTATTCAATACACTGAACAACATTTATTCGCTGTCGCTGATGAACTCTCCGGTTACCTCAAAATCGATAGCTGGTTTGTCAGAGATACTAGATCATGTGCTTTACAGGTGCAACACCGCTTATGTTCCTCTTTCATCGGAAATAAAATTGATTGAGAATTATCTTGAATTGGAAAAACTTAGGTATGACGAGCGGCTGCAGATTAGTTTTGAGTATGTAACCGACAATCAGGCAGCTATCGCACCACTGATTTTACTATCTTTCGTTGAAAATGCGTTTAAACATGGTGCCAGCGAGGATGCCGGTAATTCTTTTATCACGATCACACTCCATATGCGAAATGGTCATCTGAGCTTTATGGTTAACAACAGTTGCATAGAGGAAGATCTTGAAGCCGGCGGTAGCGGCATAGGATTGGGTAATATTACGCGGCAACTGGAACTAATCTATCCATCGAGATATGAACTCATGGTCAAAAGAGTTGAAAACACTTTTGAAGTGCAACTGGAAATTAATCTGGAAAATACTTAA